GAAAAGGAGCCCACCTTCGgtgttaatttttgttttgaagttCTGAATGTTGATACAATCATACTCTGGTAAAAATTCTGAGCTcatttcaaaatattattttttggaACAGATAAAGGTTTTAATTGAAACTGCTGAACCCCTTTTAGGCATACACAATTTGCTAGTAGAGTTTTGAGGACTGACATTTGATGAGAGTTGCAATAGAATCTTCACAGCCACATGATTTACTTAAACTTTCTTATGCATTCCAACAGATGTATTCCCTACAGATGGAGAAAAGACAACACAGATCAAATGGGAGAAGCTGAGGAAATATTAGAAGTACTTATGGTTTCTTCACCGAAACGTGATGATCTTGTATTTCCAAAGGTACTTGATATTGTCttcaccaataaattcaatcaaCTTGAACCCTTTCATATTAAAAAATTTCACTCTACTCTTGCCAGGGTGGATGGGAGGATGATGAGACTGTTTTAGAAGCTGCTTGCCGCGAAGCTTTAGAAGAAGCAGGAGTtaaaggaattctaagagtagGTTCAATTTTCCTCTAGATTGTTGAAGTATTGGTTATGGTCCATCATGGAATGTTTAAGAAGCAACTTATAATGAAAAAACAAAGGAAGTAATCATATATCATTCCTTTATCCTTATATGAGATGATGACCATGATATAATTCAAGCATTTTGGCTATTCCATAAGTTTGACCATGATTTTTTCCTATATCGATAAGATATTACACAAATTCTATTAACTGGATGCAGCAAAATCTTTATCTCAGCTCAAAAAGTAATGTAAAGCCTCTAGAGTTAACAAATTCTCTAAAATTTCTTTGCAGTGATTTGCTTGCAGTGCAAACTATGCATTTATATTGGAATTTCATCTATATGTGCAACTCAACTTTGATTTgatcttctgagaaaaaaaTTGTCACTGTAAATTTTGTATTTGGTTTCAATTTTCATCTTGAAATTGTTGAATAAACATCTCTAGTAGCTTAGATTTACAAGAAGATTCATTCCAGTCACCCTGGTTGAGCACCACAATATTGTAATATTTGCTAAATCTACTCTTCTGCTTAAGCAAAGATAAGAGGCTTTGGAAACTTGTTCGAAAACCACTGTGAAGTCAGAATCACGGTGGACAGAAGCAACTTTTCTTATCGTTTGCTTTTGCCCACCATGATTTTGGCTTCACCGCGGTTTTCAAACGAGTTTCCAAAGGTACACTTAGACTTGTACATAAGCATCATAAGTATGAATCCTGCTACTGTGTCATGAAGCATTAATCGCAGGCATAACTgattaaaaatcaaattaacattacaTTTCCCGCACGTCTTTTTGTACTTGGTTACTTTAAAAATAACTGATTGAAAATGGTAATGATTCTTTATTTAACAATCTCCTactatgattgggaaaatggaGAAATACTCTTTCTTGCAATATAATATATATGGTATGATAATTCTTCTGAAGCAATTGGGTTGCTTTCATTTTCAGGAAATTCCATTAGGAAAGTGGGAGTTCAGAAGCAAAAGCAGTCAGGACGACTTATGTGGCATGGAAGGAGGCTGCAGAGGATACATGTTTTCCTTGGAGGTGACTGAAGAACTTGAAACTTGGCCCGAGCAGAAAAACCGCGCTCGCCAATGGGTGATTATTTCGAATAAATTCTTAGAAGAATTGCATAACTCAAACCATCAGTATTAACTTTAACTGTTTTGAATAAAATTCATACAGAACCACTTCAATATAAGTTATGAATTGGTATAAATTTACAACTACTAGGTATATGTTTGGTTTCACACTGCTCATCAACAGATGCACTTCTAATCTTCTCTAACGTGGTTTTCCATTATCAGAACATGTTCTAGTGAAATTCTTAGAAGTTTCAGGCCGACAAAATCACGTTAAGACCAAAGCAAAAGGACCAAGTTTTTGGGTTAacttaaaagtgatttttgctATTCTCACAAGATATTTCTATTATTTTCCTATAAATATCACTTTTGccatatccaaacataaatcacatcatTTTCAACTCACTTTTCTCCCAACTCTAAACCAAACATGCTCTAGATCTACATAAATATGTTGCAATTTGTACCTTTTGACATCATATTAAGCATAATAAGAGTGTTTTACTTTTAGAGAACACCATTAACTGAGACAAAGTGCATATTTTCTCTTCTTAGTTATGCGTAAAAGAGGCTTTTAGACTCAGTCGGTATGACTGGATGTGTAACGCACTGGAGGAGTTTATGAGGGTTATGGAAGAGGTGGAAGAGGAAAGAAAGCTTGAGACACAAGACAAGAATGTTGAAGCAGAAGATGTGTCAGAATGTCAAAGTAAGTCACCCAAATGCTATAAAAGATCCTCAACTATGCAGCACCATGGTATGCTGCAACATGCTTCTCAGGAGATAGCCATCCACTTTGGTTATTGACATGATTTGTACAATTGTGCAATGTGTTTATGTTAAGGGATCAATGTTGTGCAGTGTAACTCCTTCAATTTGATAAAGAACAAACTGTGAAGTAATAATGGCTTGGATCAATAAACATGCCATGTAGACTTCACTGTTCTaggttctttttctttctttcctatGTGATCATGATGTAAAATGGGGTGGTGAAAGTGTTCAAGTGTATATGGACATAACAGTTATTTACTTCACCCCCCTGTTCATGAAAAACTTGTAAAATAGCACCATTTTTTAAAATCTGGTGGTGTGTCATAGTGGGCAAAGACAAATGCTGCCTTTGACAACCTCCATTCCAATTCATAATCTTCTGAGGCATCACTTTTCAAGCAGCACCAGTTCTCAACAACAATTATGGTGTGGTTCCTTGTTTACTTGTTTCAGAGGCTGTGTTTTCTATGTAATTCATCTCCTACCCTTGAAGCCCATTGAATCCTTAAGGCATGTTTGGATATTTGCTAGCACCAATGAAAACGGATATTGCATGCAGCTCAAGATAAAAAGTGGGCGAGGCTTTTCTGATAGATTGGGATTAAGTTCATCACGTTCCAATCAATTGGTATCCCTCCTTTTTAATCTTCTTCACGTCATATTCAGGATAAACTTGGTATAAGTAGAAGAATATTTGTGAAGAACATCAAACAATTTGCAAAAGATCAAATGACACCAAATGAAATTCAGAGCAAACCTGCTTACAATGAATAGATGTATCCATTACAACAGAAGCAAGACAATTTAAGACAATCATATACAGTTTTTCTCTTATGTTAATATTAAGTATTAACAATgataaagaaaaagattccTTGGAGTATTACTTTACATTGAATTGATGAGAAAATTGTTAAATAACCGTTTATCCTAAAAGTTTAAGTTACTGGTAAGGTCACatcaatggttttatattagTATATTCTAACACGCGTTCTCACACAATAGCCTATTTGagcttgaagcgtggacaaGTTTTTAAAAGAACTGGATAGAAATTGAACTCTAGATCACTTAGTCATAGATGCTCTGATATCATGTCAAACAatcaattatcccaaaaatttaagttgttgggtaagagTCACATcgatgattttatattatactgTATTATAATAggaatataatattttaatatatattaaataagagCATTTTTGGTTTCACATGTGTAAGTATTATAATGGGTTTGTCATACGACCGATTCAATGTCACCGGAGTCGGTATGCTCAAAGTTAGAAAGAAATCAACAAAGAAATTTCATTTCTACAATACATTGGAATCAAGTCTATCTTAAGTAGGAAATTAGCCTATCGACGAGTGTGAGTTCGGTCCATGGATTCGGCATTCGCGAACTTTTTCTCGACCATCCTATCTTGTCTCATTCTAATTCAGTCCTCTCTAAATGTGCAGGAAGGTTCCCCAACACACAACTCACCAACTTGATCTTTCGCGGGAGTCGTATGTTCAAACAAGCTTGGAAAAGAGGTACTCCTAATTACTCTCTTTCCTTATGAGTCAAATTACTTCATACCTTTCATTTGTCACTCAAGTGTATGGTGCATCAAGTCCAACTTTTCGCAGCAACTGCTCGTGGCGAGAGACCTTGATAGTCAAGTCACAAAGATCATTGAATTACTACGGTCAGTTCACCGCGAGGATCGACCCCTTATTTTTCAAGGAAGATCTTTTCCAAATGTTCTCATATTCAGTTTTTGGGTGCTCGAATGCTTCATTTTACTATTGGTTCTAactccaaaatcaattttgagatGAAGCTATAAATTTACCATGTTTGTatcaacatatttttttttctcaaaataagTTTAGATATTTAGAAGCTACTCGCATGAGCTTCTCcctataattgattttaatctTAGAATTAGTGTATGTTGCGAGGAACCTCGTAAACAATTATGATAGAGTCAAATCAATTTTGGACAACGATATAGATGTACGGAAATCATTTTGAATAATAGATTTCAattccaaaatcaattctattactccctccgatcctatttataagcatgaaagagaagaaaaaacttggtcctttttataagaaccaaatgaaagtttgagctatattaattaattttttccaatgatgcccttattaattctaacttgtaaaatgtgtctcattaattattctctctcttttccactttccaacactaataacaaagggtaattttggaagttcattttaatttaagacaaatttaatgcattttatctagtttaactacatttcttaaactatgtgaatttttttttgttgcttataaatatgaccggagggagtataagcTAGAAAGAATAGTTTCTACGTTGAATATAAtcaattataatattttaaaactaGATTTCCCACCCTTATCATATAAAAATCGCTTTCAACTTAGTTTTACTATAATTGATATACCAAATTCAAAATTAACTGTCACAACACCAATCCATTATCCATACAAGCACTCGAGTGCATAATCAATTGCgagatttcaaaaaattaaataatttcaactTACTTTTCCATAATCATCGATTTAGTTCACAATCAAAGAACAATGCTGATTCAATCAGGCACAATATCAATGTCACATTGTCATTAGACATATGTGATCAAGATATGTCAATAAACCAAAAAGTGGCAATATTTATGCCGCAGAATGATTACAAGTTTTAACATTCCAATAAGATTCACACATTTCCAGTAAATGCCTGGACTTTAGTGACTAGTGTGTGAGCCATGCTTGGTCTCTTGCAGTTGTAGGCAGGTCCCCAATATCCCTCGAGAAAATCCAAATTAACTGTTCAATTGAACACTTGCATTTCTCCCATTCTTttcataaaaaagaaaagttgTAATTTCACTGTTTGTGATTTGATAGAAAGAAGTAAGTATATAATATACAACACTCCCTTATTCCTTTAcatgttttaagttttaaatgtCTTGTTTATAAAGCAAGAAGAGGTATATATATAATGTAGTAGCTAGTTCATTTCGTcacataattaattattaggTCAGAAGTTCGGTCATCGCTCATGAAAATGAAAGACATTAACATGGGCAACCATTTATAGTTTATTATGAGTTTGTAATGAGAGAATTAGTAACTGTTGTGGACGGTAAATACCTAGGTTAAAAAAAATGTCTTGTTTATTTGTTTGTCACACGAAATTAGAAGCATGAAATGCTGCTCACACTAGCCACTATAGCGGCACATGAAGAAAAGGGAAACTCCACGAGCTTAGATTCGTGTTGAAAGAGGTGGGTGTTTCTCAGAAAACGACACCATCAACATCCCTCTCCCTCCTACTAAATCCTATTAACATGTAAACCACTCAAGACAGAAAGCATGAATCGGATTGGATTGTCGTTTTCTTAAAAACTAAGGAAGAATAAACATCCTCGACACTAGTGTTAGAAAACTTGGTCCatgttttgtttggtataatatTAGGTGCTATTAATTCTTCACCTTTGTTTACATTGTTCTATGAGTTGAAAGAAATACATGGTTTTTGTGTGTTTTAAAGAATATACTAAGAAAACATGTCCAAACTAACTCATCTGAATGTTAGCTTGAAGCCAATTACCAACATCCAAAGCTATTTCGGGTAACAATGAAGAGTTTTTATATTTAAGCAATTTTGGCTTTGGCCAGCTCAGTCATTTTTGTCTTGCGATTATTTTCATCAAcactattatcattattataagCTCATGATCGTCTATTTTTGGGGTTCAGTCGGAAATAGAACCGCGCGTTGGTTTTCTAGTTTTGGTTACGGTGGGTCAGTGAAATACTGAACTACAGTGGTACATACTCTTTAAAAAAACCTAAAATATGTGATCGAAATAATAACGTACTAAAAAATTATCTTTGTTTATCTTCTATCCCCACTCTATCCTTCTTCCCTCTCAATTATGCCCGGTGGCAACTATCGCCACATGCGCCAATAGCACCACCGCCAGTCTACCTTCTCCGCCTCCATGAACTGCATTTTCGACATCGCCTTCAAACTCAAGTAGGATCGGAGATTCTAATGAGCTTGTCAACATTGATGAGAGTTTGAAATCTAGCAAACGTTTCATCAATAGTTAATTTCATTTTCCTTTATCTTGAATAGCTCATATTGATGAACTAGCATATTAATTAATCTTAGTCTGCTTCATGTTGGAAGTTCCCTTGTGAGCAATGGCTAAGGTATCCCAATTTCTTTGCTAATTGAACAACCATTGACCTTTCCAGACTCAGATTGACTCAAGGCACAAGTAAAAAAAACTTAGCCCTCGAGTTTATTTGATTCATATAGTGTAAATGAAATAAGAGAGGAGTTGTCAAATACTTTCTCACACTTTTTTTGGAAATTAAACACTGGCTACCTcctaaattgattaaaattcaAATAAGTATCCAAAATGaaagtttttttatatataatttagaGATTTATACATAAATTTTAACCGATTAAATAAAAGAATTGTCAATCATTTCTCGTAAGATAATGAACAAGATCATTAGACGAAGTCCTAATCCTCATTGAACTATCACAGTATCAGTTATCCCTTTTCATGATCAACTCGGTATCTTCTGTTCAAGTCTTTGTAGGTTCTTTGACCTACTTATCTTGGACATCTCACAGTTACTTTAGCCGTGTAGAAGTCACATAGATTTCCTTTCTTGTCCCACTGATTCTAATTTAAAAACTCATTATAATTTTGTCCAAAACCATCGAATAAAaaaattaggcttaaatactctgtaggtccctgaaattgtaccccgtatcaaaataagtccttgaaaaaaaatattccgattccgggtccctagaaaaatttgtttgatcaaaataagtccctacgccggagaagacagtggttgcctcctcattgtttccacaaaccatgaaataacatgtttaaaacactcctagaccttcatatatctgatctgggcgaagaaatcgcaagaaacaaagctaaaacgaagaaaccgagaagctccataaattccggcgagaagaaatcaacttgcgactggccttttctcttcaactgtgacgacccagcccacgagaccaccaccactgagttcctgaggacgagacgaagccggcccaacaccctggtcgtagcgccgccatgaccgccgtcgtcaaccaccgtcttctccggcgtagggacttattctgattaaaaaaacaattccagggatccgaaatcggaaaaaaaaatttcagggacttattttgatacggggtacaatttcagggactcctagagtatttaagccaaaaaattATGGAAGAATTTATATCATGAAAATTTTATTATTCAACCTTTCTCACATTCTCCTCTCCTTATTTTCAAGAAATGTTTTCTAATTATTTCATGTAATGTAAGTACCATAGTTAGGTATGAGACATTTGGTCAAAGTCCCACTACCAGGTGTTACAATCAATTTTtcgttaattaattaataattagctAGCCCTTGTTTTCCTCAAGAAAGGTATCCCCTATGTGTCTTTCTCACATGCTGCCCAACATTCATAGCTTCGCCTCATGACTTGATTTCCTTTTTAACTTGTAATTGAATTCAAATAGGAAAAAATTTATTAACTAATACTCAACTTTTTgcattttcaaaataaataatttaagtaTCGTTTTCCTTAATCATGCatacttattaaaaaaaagtgagtCATTAAGTGTGAGAACAAGGTTCATTTGCTAATTTCATCTATGTTGGACAACAATATATGATGTGTTGCGAACTagatattagaaattgggaggcctatactcaaccacaaaagctagctcaagagttgaggtttgcactatccttataaagcttatcttggctctatctctagccaatgtgggacttctaacacaccccctcacgtccaggattgaacagactggaacgtgggattaACAATGGGTGGCCCaataatgggaggtctccacaacaaatggatctaggataggctctgataccatattagaaattgggaggcctatactcaaccacaaaagctagctctatctctagccaatgtgggacttctaacactaGAAGATACAAATTAAAGACAAATTAATGACaatcagtttttttttgttttcttacaTATATTTGCAGGAACACAATATTGTTTGAGTCGGGAACATCCATATATTATAGTGAGGCTAACTCTTCCGACGAGATTTCTTTCATTCACAAAACTAATAATGACATACAATAAT
This is a stretch of genomic DNA from Lotus japonicus ecotype B-129 chromosome 1, LjGifu_v1.2. It encodes these proteins:
- the LOC130729809 gene encoding nudix hydrolase 12, mitochondrial-like, producing MSSVLKRTGRQRQRYEDNMRLVSGCIPYRWRKDNTDQMGEAEEILEVLMVSSPKRDDLVFPKGGWEDDETVLEAACREALEEAGVKGILREIPLGKWEFRSKSSQDDLCGMEGGCRGYMFSLEVTEELETWPEQKNRARQWLCVKEAFRLSRYDWMCNALEEFMRVMEEVEEERKLETQDKNVEAEDVSECQSKSPKCYKRSSTMQHHGMLQHASQEIAIHFGY